The Penaeus monodon isolate SGIC_2016 chromosome 6, NSTDA_Pmon_1, whole genome shotgun sequence genomic sequence tgaagatgaaggggaaagtGAATATGAAAgtgaagatggagaagatgaagatgaaggggaaagtGAATATGAATATGACGGTGAAGATGAAGGTAAAGTTGAAGGGGATGATGTGATggacatgaagaagaagaaggtgaaagcgaagatgaaggaaaagttaTGAAAGTAAAGTTGAAGGTGAAAATGAAAGTTATAAAGGTGAAGGTAGAGGTGAAGATGAATTTGACAGTGAAGGTGAAGGTtaagataaagatggagatgaaTGTGAACATAAAGGTGAAGTTGAAGGTGAACATGAGggtgaagaggaaaatgaagatgaaggtgaaggtaGTAGCTTTGAAGgtgaagatggagaagatgaggaccaagaggaaaatgaagatgaaagtgatatggaggtgaaggtgaagatgaacatggagatgaagatgaagttaaAGATCAaggggaaagtgaaagtgaagatgCTGAATATGAAGATGGAGATGTAGGTGAATATGAATGTGAAGATGGAGGCGAATATGGAGGTGAAGATGAGggtgaagaggaaaatgaagatgtaGGTGAAGGTGAAGAAGACGAAGttgaagatgatgaaaaggaaaatgaagttaTGAAGGTGTTAATTGTGTAGATGAAGGTAAAGATGAGGGTGAaggtgaagatggagatgaagctgAATCTAAGGATGAAGGTGAAAATGTAGTTAAAGacgaaggggaagatggagatgaagttAAAGGTGAAGATGAAAGTAAAGATGACGGTGGAGatgaaggtgaaaatgaaggtgaaggtgaagatggAAGTGAAGATGAATATAGAAACGGAGATGAAGGTGAAAGTGAAAGTGGTTTCTCTCTTTCAGAGCATTATTTTTGTCCTTCAGAATacggatagatatacacatatgtaactgCGCTCCAGAATTCATTAGCCAActaagatagagaggagaattgCAGGCTCAAAGCCATTCACATTTCCTAGCGACGCCGCAGCTTTCGCGGAAACAGAAGTCAACCGAAGGCGCAGCAGCTGTGGAAAAAAGGTATATATCGAGGCTGAACGAGCCAGGACCGACGTCCATTCATCAGTACGGAGAGCCTGCGGGCAGGTCAACACGACGGCAGTGAAAGGCAAACAAAAGGGCGTCGGCTGCTGTTTATTCACGTCCGATCGTCCCCCTTGCGACGTCCCTTATCGACGCCTTCATCCCCGGTGACGTCATAGTACTAATGTCCCTGCGAGGCAGCGGCTTTCGGCTGGACAGATTGGCCCTGATTGCCCTGCGGCACAGCCCGGCCGAGGCTCAGCTTCGCTTATCCAACTTATCCTTATCCTGCGGGATTGAGGGACCAACCTCCGAGTCCCGCGTTCAGTCAGCCGCCAGCATCATTCCTATGCTCGGCTGGCAGACCAAAGAGTGAAGTTGCCATGTGGCCGCTTGCTAGCTGAGCAACGATATGGTATTTGGAACAACtaatataaaaggaaagagtTCCCGATTCTTTGCAGCTCTAGAGATCCCGAGTTCCTATCGGCTCCAACAAGACAAACAAATTAGATCCAGTTATAAATGAATCTACATCTCCTTAATTTGCTCGATGGAAAAGAACAAATGAAGGACTTTGGTGATGCGAAGGTTCAATGCAGTGACTAAGCGCAAGGAAAAATTACTTTGCTTTATTTCTAGGGTAAAGAAACATACAACTGTTTTATGCTtacttgtatttatgtatgtatattatatatatatatatatatatatatatatatatatatatatatatatatgtgtgtgtgtgtgtgtgtgtgtgtgtgtgtgtgtgtgtgtgtgtgtgtgtgtgtgtgtattcatatatatattatatagataattagatacagatataagtacatacatatatacatacacacatacgtgtgcgtgtgtgtgaggataCTTGGGCAGCAATAGAGAGCGAGGGCGGCGCGTGTATGGGTAATCCCGGTCTGATAAGGGCGCCGGGCGTGCAGGCGGTCGCAAGGAAGGCGGCTGTTCGCCAGACTGCGGGCGGAAGAGCTCGCTGGACCTTTTCCTTGTGCAACACTGAGACTGATTGAGAAAGTCTCTCATATGCAAAGGCCtaaataaagaggccaagagcgacaaagagaaacgaaagaaacgaagaaaaaagaatagtgtAAATATTACCGGAAGCCTGATGACAAGCAAGGAGATTAGGCTTCTTGTCTGAATTGGCTTCATTCACATCACAGGCAGTCACATAAAGGTTTCACTTCATACtacatattgtgtgtttgttgtaaattttgtaattgttgATCACTGTAAAGAAGCGAGTGATATtcacattaacaatgataacaataacaacaacaacgaaaacaacaaaaccagtaatgatagctataataaaATGGATGTTATGAGGATGCTGATGCACACAAATGATAGTTTTCGTAGACGTACTCACCTCAGATTGGTAGGTGAAAAACCTACTTGATTGACCATGTCACAAAAATATGTGAGTGTAGCACAAAATAACGCACTAAACTACAGCAAACTAGAGATAGCACCAATATTCAGCTACCAGAGCATGGCCCTAAGGGCTTTATGACGGCCTATCCCTTAGGTTTGTGTGTTTCTACCAGTAGAACACCTGCATACCTCTTCCAGAGCCAACTTCAATTTCACCTGGTTTATTACAGAGTGGTTGTGTACGACGGGAACACCGAGTGGGTAATTACGGCAATCCAACAACCCGCCCGGCAACTCTCAAGCCGTGGCCATGGCCAAGCCATGCAGTCCCCACCGAGGCAAACAAAGAATATTGCCTCCAATTTAGCAAGGTCTCTTGGAGCGTCGGCTGCCACTCACTACGCATTTCATGGGAAACTTCATTGGGGTAACCAAGCTTTTTGTGTTCGAACATCCAACGTTCACCGATGTATGCCCAATCAGATCACCTGAAttcgatatttaaaaaaaatattttttttcgagattCTCCATCTAAAATTCAGTCAGTCAAACTGACTACACCATCTTATGGCAGCAGTGTTGTTTCAacataaatgaaaaacaagactCCTGGCACCAGAAGTAGATATTTTAGCCACTGTCCTGAAAATGCAGACAATTTTTCTCCTTTAATTTATCGCTTAATATAATCAAAACTCACTTGCTATAATATAGTCAAAACTCGCATGTCATGGGCATCCAATCTTGGTCATCAGACCCTAGATACAATGCTTTCTTCACTTATCGATAGCGCAAATTTCAGAAGTCGAACACTAAATTAAGTGCATACCAGGGCATCTGTTTTGAATCAAAATGGCAGGGCTAAGGGGACACCCCAGCCTCTTAAAGAGAACGCGTGAAGGATTGTGCTTgaaattgtgtatacatatgtttatatgtgtgtgtgtgtgtgtgtgtatgtgtgtgtgtgtgtgtgtgtgtgtgtgtgtgtgtgtgtgtgtgtgtgtgtgtgtgtgtgtgtgtgtgtgtgtgtgtgtacactcatacacacacacacacatatatatatatatgtgtgtgtgtgtgtgtgtgtgtgtgtgtgtgtgtgtgtgtgtgtgtgtgtgtgtgtgtgtgtgtgtgtacactcatacacacacacacatatatatattatatatatatgtgtgtgtgtgtgtgtgtgtgtgtgtgtgtgtgtgtgtgtgtgtgtgtgtgtgtgtgtgtgtgtgtgtgtgtgtgtgtgtgtgtgtgtgtgtatgtacactcatacacacatagtgtgtgtgtgtgtgtgtgtgtgtgtgtgtgtgtgtgtgtgtgtgtgtgtgtgtgtgtgtgtgtgtgtgtgtgtgtgtgtgtacactcatacacacatatgtgtgtgtgtgtgtgtgtgtgtgtgtgtgtgtgtgtgtgtgtgtgtgtgtgtgtgtgtgtgtgtggtaataaatGAGAGAGGTGTGATTAGATCATTGACAATAAATGCTAAAAACTGTGAGTCAGAAGTGAATTGTGATAAGATGGAAGATTTGGAAAAGTGTAGAGGATATATTCCAAccaaagtagaaataataattcatccaaaccCCTCGCAAGTCTGTAAAAGTTGATATTGTACTATACCCATATGTGGATCTTTTAAACTCAAAGGAGTGCCATAAAGTGACAACTAAGAATATTAGATTCCAATACTGTGTTAAATAAGTTCCCAATGTAAATAAGCCATCCCTAATCAGAAAAAAGACTACCAAAGCATGAAATCAATAGAAATTGTCAAGCAGTGCTATCTCCACATCGACAGGACGGcgagtaacagtgccaaatcgcaCAGGTGTCCCAACCCTCCGAGTAGATAAAACATGGTTTCCATAACGTGACAAGTATAATCAACCAGAGGACCAAAGATCGGCCAGATCAACTACGTATTATCGAAGCCTAAATCAAGCAATGGCACCTCAAACTAATAAGTTCACCACGCGACCCGTGGCCTCGGTCGGCTGACGGTGCACGCCAGTAGGCTTTAAACCGTCTTTGGTTGATCAAAGAAAGTACCGCCGCGTTGGATTTTTTCAACACTTGGAGACCCGTTTAGACTTTCATTGTTTAAACTCTACCCTGTTAGCCTGAAAACCAGCCTGAAATTCGTTACCAGAGGTCACCTCGTTTCTATTCTACTAAGATTTTACAACGGATATTTCTAGATCCTTCTGTATCCAGAGATCAcagattattttcattgttgataGTCATTGGAAACTCTTCCTCTCAAACACACATTgtcttatttcatttcttctattTTGTATATTCAATAACGTTTCAGAGTACGAAGTTTGAACATGTAATGTGGCTTTGATTGCAGtgaatgttataaaatttaagataaatgTTGTATAGTGAATGAAGTTAAATGAACATGCTCATATAAAgccgataaaataacaatatttatgtcGTTACAGTAAAAAGATGATGCGTGAATTGTCAATAGCAAGCGAAAGTGCTGACCGACTTATGTGGTCATCTGTATATTGTTAAAAAGAAATGTCCTATCTTTATTTCCATGTAAAGGAGCATGTTTAATATGGTATTAACTCTCTTGGAACCCACATGAGAGACTGGCAAACAGAAAGGGGGTGAGTGgatgtgagaaaaagaaagagagggggaggaagagagagagagaggatggaaagcaaaaagcagagagagaaagacagcgagagagagagggggggggtggagagggaaaggagagagagagagagagagagagagagagagtagagaggagagagaggggaggagggggaggagaggaggaggagggaagagaggagggtagagagagaggggtgagagagaggagggagagagaggaggaagagagaggagagagagagagagagagatagagagagagagatagagatggggagagagagagatgagagaggagagaagagagagagagatgagagagagagagagagagagagagagagagagagagagagagagagagagagagagagagagagagagagagggggggggggtgaaagagaaaagagagagcatggGCGTCATGAGGAGGAGGGGCTCTGATCATAGCTTAAAAATGCTcctagaaaaaagagagagggagtttaatgacctctcccctctactcaccctcgacttcccacggtacACAGCACTCTACTGGTTATCTATCATCTGTGCCAACTCTGACCTGCGCCAGAATGGAACGACAGTAACAAAGTGACCCGATCACTTTATAACTCAAACTGTTTGTtaaaaaatgcttattctgaataaGTATGTTTTATTACTGACAATACTGTAGTTATCAAAAGTCACTCTGGCCTCAGCATCGGCTCGGTCAACACCTTAAGCTCACACGGACCACTCACACTTGACGCTCCTGCCTGGACGTCTTTGCCaggcctgtcctctgtactctagctaccatttttttttttttaacggaaggttcatgtttgagccgccgtggtcacagcatgatacttaattgtagttttcatgttgtgatgctcttggagtgagtacgtggtagggtcaccagttcctttccacggagagtgccggtgttaccttttaggtaatcattctctctattttatccgggcttgagaccagcactgacttgggctggcttggccacccagtggctaggtaggcaatcgaggtgaagttccttgcccaagggaacaacgcgccggccggtgactcgaaccctcgaactccgattgccgtcgtggcagtcttgagtccgacgctctaaccactcggccaccgcggcctatctaGCTACCATACTACAGTGTTAATTAAGTACAGAATATGAAAAAACTTTCACTCAATGCCCAAGAACCAAACAAGCAAGTGCCATTAAAGAGTGCCATCGTTACACTGGCAGCAGCAAGTGGGATAACTCCACACATCAttacagggaaggagggagggagggagggagggagggagggagggagggagggagagagagagagagagagaga encodes the following:
- the LOC119573927 gene encoding uncharacterized protein DDB_G0290685-like produces the protein MPLPRQSVFKQAWLSNILKHQPDFLRMPFIKLKAAGPTCRADESKDDVETNMKVKMEVKINLKMKGKVNMKVKMEKMKMKGKVNMNMTVKMKGEEENEDEGEGSSFEDEVKDQGESESEDAEYEDGDVGEYECEDGGEYGGEDEGEEENEDVGEDEGKDEGEGEDGDEAESKDEGENVVKDEGEDGDEVKGEDESKDDGGDEGENEGEGEDGSEDEYRNGDEGESETTPQLSRKQKSTEGAAAVEKRYISRLNEPGPTSIHQYGEPAGRSTRRQ